The proteins below come from a single Agrococcus beijingensis genomic window:
- the glgP gene encoding alpha-glucan family phosphorylase translates to MRAIRRFTVRTSLPERLARLEQLASNLRWSWHEPTRELFREISLDGWRATGHDPVQLLGWVGTERLRQLADDEGFVSRVDALADDLDDYLSQARWYQSLEDAPEAIAYFSPEFGITSALPQYSGGLGILAGDHLKAASDLGVPIVGVGLFYQAGYFKQAISREGWQQESYPVLDPDGLPLTILRNADGTHATVALALPGARTLHARIWQATIGRVPLLLLDTNIHENELELRGVADRLYGGGGEHRLQQELLLGIGGVRALAVYSELTGAPEPTVFHSNEGHAGFLGIERIAQLSASAGLTFDEALAVVRAGTVFTTHTPVPAGIDRFDLDLVRRHLSGDLVPGVDVERVLALGREDDPSIFNMAQLGFSIAQRANGVSKLHGAVSRAMFQDRWPGFDVEEVPITSVTNGVHAPTWTSPSLKHLAERELGTLDTARCDWGSDAVSDETLWSVRREMRAHLVDEARARTRRKHERNEGVAPSWIDRMLDPDVLTIGFARRVPTYKRLTLMLHDRERLRSILTDPERPVQLVIAGKSHPADEAGKQLIQELVRFSQEPDIRGRLVFLENYDIAMAKSLYPGCDVWLNNPPRPLEACGTSGMKAALNGSLNLSILDGWWEEYFDGQNGWAIPSAHEQMDAAERDAFEANAMYEIIEHQVAPRFYDRDERGLPTAWIASIRHTLATLSPELSAERMLAEYVRELYAPAARAASIAGADTAEAGRGFAAWTGRMRQAFGGVSVHHVEVDGVDVPPIVGDQVRVRAFLDLGALSPDDVTVEVVAGAMSEEGELRHTRRFTLEDRGGDSAARRFEAAIELPIAGTFGYTVRVVPKHEMLANDAELGLVAYAKA, encoded by the coding sequence GTGAGAGCGATCCGCCGATTCACCGTCCGCACGTCCCTCCCCGAGCGCCTGGCCAGGCTCGAGCAGCTTGCCTCGAACCTCCGCTGGTCGTGGCACGAGCCGACCCGCGAGCTGTTCCGCGAGATCTCGCTCGACGGCTGGCGCGCCACCGGCCACGACCCGGTGCAGCTGCTCGGCTGGGTCGGCACCGAGCGGCTGCGGCAGCTCGCGGACGACGAGGGGTTCGTCAGCCGTGTCGATGCGCTCGCCGACGACCTCGACGACTACCTGTCGCAGGCGCGCTGGTACCAGTCGCTCGAGGACGCACCCGAGGCGATCGCCTACTTCTCTCCCGAGTTCGGCATCACCAGCGCGCTGCCGCAGTACTCCGGCGGCCTCGGCATCCTCGCCGGCGACCACCTGAAGGCCGCCAGCGACCTGGGCGTGCCGATCGTCGGCGTCGGGCTGTTCTACCAGGCCGGCTACTTCAAGCAGGCCATCTCGCGCGAGGGCTGGCAGCAGGAGTCGTACCCGGTGCTCGATCCCGACGGGCTGCCGCTGACGATCCTGCGCAACGCCGACGGCACGCACGCGACCGTCGCGCTCGCGCTGCCGGGTGCGCGCACCCTGCACGCCCGCATCTGGCAGGCGACGATCGGCCGCGTACCGCTGCTGCTGCTCGACACGAACATCCACGAGAACGAGCTCGAGCTGCGCGGCGTCGCCGATCGGCTCTATGGCGGCGGCGGCGAGCATCGCCTGCAGCAGGAGCTGCTGCTCGGCATCGGCGGGGTGCGGGCGCTGGCCGTCTACAGCGAGCTGACCGGCGCTCCCGAGCCGACCGTCTTCCACTCCAACGAGGGGCACGCGGGCTTCCTCGGCATCGAGCGCATCGCGCAGCTCTCCGCCTCGGCCGGACTGACGTTCGACGAGGCGCTCGCGGTCGTGCGCGCGGGCACCGTCTTCACGACGCACACGCCCGTGCCCGCCGGCATCGACCGGTTCGACCTCGACCTGGTGCGCAGGCACCTCTCGGGCGACCTCGTGCCGGGCGTCGACGTCGAGCGGGTGCTCGCGCTCGGCCGCGAGGACGACCCCTCGATCTTCAACATGGCGCAGCTGGGCTTCTCGATCGCGCAGCGCGCGAACGGTGTCTCGAAGCTGCACGGCGCTGTCAGCCGCGCGATGTTCCAGGACCGCTGGCCGGGCTTCGACGTCGAGGAGGTGCCGATCACCTCGGTCACCAACGGCGTGCACGCGCCCACCTGGACCTCGCCGTCGCTCAAGCACCTGGCCGAGCGCGAGCTCGGCACGCTCGACACCGCCCGCTGCGACTGGGGCTCCGACGCGGTGAGCGACGAGACGCTGTGGTCGGTGCGGCGGGAGATGCGCGCGCACCTGGTCGACGAGGCCCGCGCCCGCACGCGCCGCAAGCACGAGCGCAACGAGGGCGTGGCGCCCTCGTGGATCGACCGGATGCTCGACCCCGACGTGCTGACGATCGGCTTCGCCCGCCGCGTGCCGACCTACAAGCGGCTCACGCTCATGCTCCATGACCGCGAGCGGCTGCGGTCGATCCTGACCGACCCCGAGCGCCCGGTGCAGCTGGTCATCGCCGGCAAGTCGCACCCGGCCGACGAGGCGGGCAAGCAGCTGATCCAGGAGCTGGTGCGCTTCTCGCAGGAGCCCGACATCCGCGGCCGGCTGGTGTTCCTCGAGAACTACGACATCGCGATGGCCAAGTCGCTCTACCCGGGCTGCGACGTGTGGCTCAACAACCCGCCGCGCCCGCTGGAGGCGTGCGGCACCTCCGGCATGAAGGCCGCGCTGAACGGCTCGCTCAACCTCTCGATCCTCGACGGCTGGTGGGAGGAGTACTTCGACGGCCAGAACGGCTGGGCGATCCCCTCGGCGCACGAGCAGATGGATGCGGCCGAGCGCGACGCGTTCGAGGCGAACGCCATGTACGAGATCATCGAGCACCAGGTGGCGCCGCGCTTCTACGACCGCGACGAGCGCGGGCTGCCGACGGCGTGGATCGCCTCGATCCGCCACACGCTGGCGACGCTGAGCCCCGAGCTCTCGGCCGAGCGGATGCTCGCCGAGTACGTGCGCGAGCTCTACGCGCCGGCGGCGCGCGCGGCGTCGATCGCCGGTGCCGACACCGCTGAGGCCGGCCGTGGCTTCGCCGCATGGACGGGGCGGATGCGTCAGGCGTTCGGAGGCGTGTCGGTGCACCACGTCGAGGTCGACGGCGTCGACGTGCCGCCGATCGTCGGCGACCAGGTGCGCGTGCGGGCCTTCCTCGACCTGGGTGCGCTGTCGCCCGACGACGTCACGGTCGAGGTGGTCGCCGGTGCGATGTCGGAGGAGGGCGAGCTGCGCCACACCCGGCGGTTCACGCTCGAGGATCGGGGCGGCGACAGCGCCGCGCGGCGCTTCGAGGCCGCCATCGAGCTGCCGATCGCGGGCACGTTCGGCTACACCGTGCGGGTCGTGCCGAAGCACGAGATGCTCGCGAACGACGCCGAGCTCGGCCTCGTTGCCTACGCCAAGGCCTGA